ttactttttttttcttggttttgTTTGTTCGGTTTcgtttctcctttttttttggaattgTCTGCATGCCCGCAACCTTTAGCTTGGATTCATGTATCTTCGTAGGTCAGGCAACCCACATTACGAATTCTATTTTTCTTGCTACAGGAATCATTAGATCTGTTTGCGCTAGTGGTGTAATACAAAATTGTGGATGCACATTTGAAGCCCCTAAGTTGAGCTCTTATCGATCACGTGATTTAGTCAACCCCCATTAGGTAGCACTCTCACCAGAACTTCGTCGCGATCGAACTTTGTCACTGCCAGAGAGCGTTCGAGTTAACGCTCGGCCTCGTCCATGGATTATTTTTCTAAATTCTTGAGAACTGTGCCACAGCCTGCAACGTCTGTTGAGGTAGACCATGCGCACGAGTTTCACAAGTCATGGATTGCCATCAAGGTAGTTTCAGATCTCCGTCGTCCCATCTAGTTAAATGACGCCCATTCAATGATTAGGACACTTTGCTAATGCCCGATGAGAGGCAACTGAGCAAGGGAATAATGGCCACAGACGTCCCAGACTTACTGAAATCCATGGTGCAATCTTTGATTTCAGAGTCGACGACAACTGAAATTGGGTGTGTTCCATAGTCCTCCGTCTCAACGACCCGAGTGAATTGACGAAGCTCTATAATAGAGGCACTGGCGCGTGTATGGAATATCTCTTGAAGAATGGTGCATTAATCGTGTCTAATGCATGTCGCACAGCACATTGACAAGGATCCCATAGATGTCCTGGGGACGCTGGTCCGTCTCAGTGAAGCCGACCGTCCGGCAGGAATCCAGGCTCAGGTCTTGAGTGCAGTGTCAAACATGGTCGTTTTTCTCGATGAGCAATTTCTGGTTCACTCAGCGGTACACAAAGCTGTTTTACGATTACTTAGAAGCTGTGTTGGGGATGATATACAAGAACAACTGGACGGGCGAAACAAGCTTATGGGAGCCGCTCGAAATGTCGTTCGCGCTGAGCCTTCAGAGTACGAGACAGACTGTACGTGGATCACCTTACACCGTCAGCTGAATTCTAATGTATTCACAGTGGTGAGATTACTATGCATCTTGTGCAATCGTATCAGTTCCTATCGAGAATTGTTGATGATATTCTTCCACGACAAACACTGGTACCATTCTGAGCCGTTGTTCTCAGTGGAAGAAGGTGACGAAtacgaagacgatgaatatgatgacgaagaggaagaggaagaagacccTGATGCCACTTTGAAAGGCATcaagctggaacaagctgCAGGCAGCGACGAAGTTCGGCCACCATCACCTAATTCATCCCAGGCTACGATAACCACCCATCAAAAGGTCGATGGCAAAACTCCTGAATATGAATTCCTTCTCTTCAACTACCTGCTCCGCTTCGTGCATAGAGAAGGTGACATAGGTTATTTCGCTCGTTCGGGCTTGGCGCTTCTGGTGGAAGTTGCAATGTCTCCTGGAAAAATGAGCAATAATTCGACAGTGGACCAAACTCCTTCAACTTCGGACCCAGTTAATGATGCAGCTTTGGCACTTGCTGAATACATCCTCGATGGAGACTTTTCTGATGTGCTGGGTGCGGGTCTGAATGCAGTTTATTCTCTTTTGCCATCGAAGCTGGGATTCTTTCCCCATATCTCATCCGGGGGGTCCAATAACACGATGACAATTGGCGGTCAAACTATGGCGGACGAAGacgagaaagagagggcCTTGATTCTGATTGACAAGAACCGAGCCATGGGCATTGAAGATGCTGGTAGCCCCGAGTTCGCAGCGAAAATCGACCATTTCCTCACACATTTGGTGTTTTTGCAAAATATCCTGAAGAGAAATGGAGAAAATAACAGTGTTGATCCCTCATCACTTGTGGGCACAGCTATCGTGCAATCTATCCTCGACGCAGTCCGACGGATTTTCCTTGAAAATGTCTTTTACCCATCTATACTGGAATGCTCTGATGCAGACGGTAGTGCAGTGGCAGTCATGTCATACATTGACATTATGATAAGAACTCTTCAAGAAGGCCCACTTGTCAATCTCCTCGTTGACTTCCTGGTATCAGAAGACAGCACTGACCCACAAATTAGGCAGCGGATCCCAGCGAATGTTAAGAATCGCGACATGCCTCCAAATTCTTCAGACGACAAGCGTGCAAAGCATCGAAGACGGCAAAGTAGTGCAATGTTACTGTTGGAAATGGAAGCACCGGAATCCCGAAAAGAAACGGATTACTTCACTTCAATGGGTCGATATACACTCAAAGATCTTTTGATTGCTAATCTGCGCTCCAAGTCTCAACCCACAGCGACCTCTGCCCTTCAACTACTACACACTTTGCTGAAGTATCATCCACAGGTAGCGATAGAGAAAATCCTTCTTGTTATTCCGGATTCCTTTGCCACAGTGTTCCCTCATCCCGCTATTGTTGGATCCTTACGGCCAAAGGTTGTGGATACCTCCATCACAGAAcaggacgaggatgaagaattCCGCTATCCCGGAGCTGAAGATTCAAAAGATGCTTCTCACGATAGTTCGATCTTTTCACAGCCAGCAACGACCTACTCAACACATGAACGTGAAATGGGACTTTACCTTGCTCTCGTATCTCGAATCGATCCATCACACAACCGTGACAGCGACGGTTTTAGCACTGGCTATGATCATTATCTTCACGATGCCCTAATGACTATACAGAGTCAACCAGACTACTGGAGGGCTTTAGAGAATGAGGACAACGCGGCGCCCAGATTCAAGCACCGCCTCAACGTAAACGATCCCATTCTTTCGCTTTTATTGGAATCTCTCACTActttcttttcaaattccCCTGACTTTAATGTTGGCTTGACTGGCGTACTGGCAACATTGGCAATACACCCGGATCGGTCAATGTCTGGATGGATATTATTCGCGTCTAATGAAGACCCATTTGCTTCACCTAAGCCACGCTACAGTCGTGACACCCTATACGATGATGGAGACGATCGTTCAATTGACTTCGAAATCGAAGAAAAGTTGGCTAATGACACGAACTACCTTCCAGCTGCCAGTATGGATGAAAAGTCAAAACCTGTCATATACACAATTTTGCAAGGTTTAGTCAACCAGTTAGAAAGATACCGTCAAACGGTAGAAAATTTTGACAAGTATCTGTTGGAAAGACGACAGGGCCTTTTGTTCTCCGAAAATCTGAGCGACGCACTGAACCTAGAGTTGAACATTGTAGAGGAGCGAAAGTCGGTCAAGTCAGTAGAAGAATCCCCCGCAAAGTCAAAACCGAAACCCAAATCAACAGCAacttcttcttttgtttcCTTCCTCACTCCCAAGAAGGCTAAAGTGGCTAAAGCTGCCCCTCAAACCGAACCTACGACACCCCCTCAACAAGCAGTAAGAAAGACTGTCTCGGCGAGCCCGTTCGGAAGCCATTATCATCACACTGGGTCAGTAAAGGTAGAGCCTTACATTGCTCCAGTACCATCCAACGGTCTCTGGACGCCAGCAAAATCCCAAAAATGGACGATTCCGGAAGACGATGTCTTCGGTTCAGGGTGGAATGAGAGACCTCCTAAGGACTACGATAATGATGAAAAGGTAGCGGCACCTGCACCAAAACTCGAACCTATCACTCTGTCACAACTATTGGACAACGTTGTGATTCTGGAAGAAAGTATAAAGGAGTTGGTGGCCATTATTCATGCCAGACGAAGCCTTGGGATAGATTCTTTACGCTATCTATAATTCTTACATATAGGAAAGTCATTAGACATACAGTGAATAATTTtacaaaaatcaaaacgtGAAATGCGAAGAGGCTTATGCAGTATGGTATGTAGTTACTTAGCCTTACGGCCcttcccttttttctttggagatgaagacgatgctTTGGCCTTATCTTTATCTCCGAACAACTTATCCTGCAATCTGGCAAATTCGGCATCATCAATCTCCTGGGGAGGGGGAACATTGGAACGAGATTTCTTCTTGGGGGAGTCATCGTCTTCAGCCACATCATGAGAACGTTTCTTGCCTTTAGATCGGGATGCCTTGGGCGCCGGTTCTGAATATTTTGCGGCAAGACTGTCGAAGAATCCATCCatgtttttctgtttcttcttAAGAATTAGCGCTTGCAGTGTTGAGTGGTCTTCGTGAGCCTCCTCGTCACCATCTTTTTCCTTGGCCTTGTTCTTCGCCTTCTTGCGTTCAGTAGCCTTGCCGCTTCCATAAAATTCATCCCAGACCCCTAGTTCTTTGGCCAATGCCTCAGCCTCTTTGGCCTCCTTCTCTGACTCTTTCTTTCGCACCATCTTGGCCTTTTCATCTTTAGAGGTTGAGCGCCAAGTGGCAGTGGACTTGAGTTCGCCTTTCTTAATCAACTCAGTAATGGCGACTATAAAGcgttcttcatcctcatgaGTCGAGTGCGGAATATAAGTCATGAGTTCTCCCAAAGAGCCCTCCGTCGTCTCGTATGCAGCCTTTAagtcttccatttcttcagCGGAGCCTGTCGCGACATGTCAGAGACCGTATATTTCGAGGAGGAAGCTTCAGACAATTACCTTGAtattcttttttcatttcatctaacTTTCCCCGAGTGACACGGTCAAACAATTCTTCAAAGTATGCCTCCCATCCATCGTCACCTGCTCCTAGCTCGAAACCTTCATCTGTCCTGCCACTAGAGTCGTACCGTGCCTTCCTCTTATTGTCGCTCAAAACAGCATAGGCAAACCCTATTTGCTGGAACCTTTTGGACGCGTTTTCTTTGGCTTCCTCTGTAGCAGACGCGTGTTTGTCTGGGTGATAAACGAGGGCAAGGCGACGGTAAGCCTTTTTGATTGCCTCAATTGTGGCGTCCTTCTCGAGCGAGAGTACTGCATATAGGTCCACTTCTTCTTCGCCAGGGAAAAATTGGTTAATAGGGTCGTTGTCGTCCATGATAGTCGGGGTATGAGTTTGAGATTGACTTGTGAGTCTGGATGGGAGACAATCTTGTTGACAAAGTCACGTGATATATACGCGACGCGTTTATATTGCAATGACAATTGGCGGCCCGTTGTCGCGACTCATAACTCGGTGCCAATTCCTCTCTAGAGTCTTTTATCGTTGTGGTTCAGCGCTGtcattatttatttttcaatGTATATCCGCGTAAAGGTTCTTAGATCACTTAATCGTTACAAATCAATGAAATAAGCGTGTTACCATACACTGCTAACCAATTTTTCGATTGCCCTGGTGCCCTCAGAGTCATTGAGACCTCCAACCCACATAGCAAACCACATTAAAGAAAACGTAACACCATAAGATGCTCCTGCTATAACCTGAGGCCATGTATGATGCCCCAGCCAGACCCGGGACATCACAATCGTTGCTGCCCAGGGAAGGCAGACAAGGGGCGGGAAAACACGGAATGCATGCTCAGGATGAAGTGATGGGTGAATAGGGAGATACATGCATGCCAGGAGTATGTATGTCGCAAAGAAGCTGATTGTAGCAGAATGGGTGCTAGGCATGCTAAAAGGGTCAAGTGCCAGTGAGTCCCTGTCCTCTGCTTTTCAAACTTTGCTTGGATCTGCTTACCCATATGTTACTTTCATTTTTCGGCCAGGATTATGTGCTGGACGAGGCTGGCGGATAAGCCTTTTGACCACTTTTACAGATAGGCTGCAACAAACGGCCCCTGCAGTAAAGTATATTACCCCTGTCGATCTAGAATACAGGATGAAGCATGCAGTTAAGGATGTGACAGTAAAATTAGTCTACAAAGAGATTTTACATCGTCATGATATGTTTGCCTGCAATTTTGGAAACGCTTACTTGGTCTAGAAAGGATAAACATAGGTCCGAGAGTCGTTTACCCATTGGTAAAAGGGATATGCTATCAACCAGATGCTCAAGTAGGATGAGTGCAGAATGTGATGACGTGTGTCAAGGTCAGCGTGAACTCTGAGTAACGAGGATCAACTACCGCTTGCCGCTTGCTCGCTGCTTGATAAGTCATAAAATGGCGTTGAAAATATCTAGATTTATGCTACACTATATTAATTCAGGCCGCGTTCATTACATCGAATCCCAAACTCTCTGAAGGAAGGTTCTGGGGCCTTTTGCTTGCTCAGCTGTGACAAATTTggcttcctcctcgtcaatAGCGCGAATGCCTGACACAAGGTCCACATCCCTTGACGGAATGACTCTAGTCCGGTATACTAGCTTATATCCTAACCACAGAATAAGGAAAACAGGAATGCCTATATAGCTCCTATACAATATGATCAGTATTTTGAAAAGATGGTGTAAAGACTTTAAACTTACGTGACAAAATTTGCTGAGTTCAACTTTGGAATTAATGTATCGAAACCTTTGAATAACGTGATGATAGCGGTAGAGCCCAGGGCGAACCAACTCCCCCAAGGTTGGAATGGGGCTTTGTAAGGTAACTCGTCCCTTGACATCCCACGGGCAGCTAATGCTTTCATAAAACGACTGATGACAGACAAGAATCGTTAGTCGCTGTTGCAAAGTGATATAAAAAAGAATCGCACATGTGTGCGTAACAAATTGACATCCAAGTCAAAGCACCGAAAGTAGACACCAAGTTGACGAACCATCCAAAAACTATGCAGTCAAAATCCGTTTTGTTAGCGAGAGCTTAAGCAAAAAAGATTGATCCTTACCTTTGCCACTAGATGACTTGACGTTAAGAAATACCAAACCACAAAAGGCAGTGCACAGGATCAATGAAGGCAATGGAACACCCCCTTTGGTGACCTTTTTGAAAATTGCAGGGGCTTTTCCCTCTACAGCCAGACCATACAAGGTGCGTGATCCAATGTACAAGTCAGAATTAGCGGCACTcatgacgaagatgagaaTAGCAGAATTAATGACATGATTGAGCACTTTGATACCAACCTAACGTGGTTTGTTTTGGAGAGGTTAGTGTACGATCACCATTCATATGTACAACAGACATACAAGGGTAGTTGCGACGACGAATGGACTGGCAGCGGCTCCAGTTGTTGATTTGGTGGCTACAAAAAGTGAGTCGTTTGTCCTTGGAACAATTAGGCCGATCACGAAAACGCCTCCAATGTAGAAGATCAGAATTCTCCAGAATGTCCTTCTAATGGCAATCGGGATATTTTTGCGCGGATTTTGGGCCTATGCAAAGGCGTGAGTTCGTAGCCGAAACCTATTAGTTGCGCTCCCTACCTCTCCAACTGTTACCTAAGATCGAAATAGTAATTGATGAGTGGTTGTCGGTATCGAAAGCCAACGAAGAACTTACACCGATCAGCTCAGTTCCAATGTAAGCAAACAATGCATTGGTAAGGGTGGCCCAAAACCCTAGGAAAATTGCGAGGGATTCTTTGTGGACATATTTTAGAAGGTATGAGCCCATTGGCCCATCTGGTGCCCTCCAATATCTGAATCCAATACGGTCATGTTGTGGATTACCACCTAGGTGCATTAAATGAATGACATGTTCATTACTAGCAAGAAATTGTACCTGCGTACCAAGGTCAATAATGATGCCCATAAGCAAGAGTCCGATCAAGGAAACGACTGGTGAAGAGAATAGTTAGAATGGTACAGGATAGCATGGAAAATACACACCTTTCAAACTAGAAAACCAAAATTCTAATTCTCCAAAGACACGCACTCCCAATAGGTTGACGAGAAAAACTTATCAAATGTCAAAATTATGTTTTCTACACCAAGGTGGGTTCACTTACTAAACCCAATGAAAATCACTATTCATACCAGCGTCAGGGAGCATCACGTTTTGTCTGAAAAAAGACTAACCCATCCAAATTGCGATGTGTACAGACCGTGTCCAATATTGAACAACTAAACCAGCAGCGTTGATGTTATTTGGAGTAACAATGAGCTGTTGTGATGCACCGTCAATAATCGCTTGTTATACCAACAGCCCGTCCTATTTTTAACTCACATATTTGAGAAGGTAATTATACCCCACAGCAAAGCCGAGCGCTGGGTCCACAAAACGTGTAGCATATCCTGCAAAACCCTTCTTGT
This Psilocybe cubensis strain MGC-MH-2018 chromosome 3, whole genome shotgun sequence DNA region includes the following protein-coding sequences:
- a CDS encoding Dicarboxylic amino acid permease, with the protein product MAFNEKKIDEENDAPSLDQTSYEDAAFVDPVEHESLHRGLKARQISMIALGGAVGTGLIIGSGTALQRGGPLGILLGYSFVGFVCYLVMVALGEMAAFLPHKKGFAGYATRFVDPALGFAVGYNYLLKYLIVTPNNINAAGLVVQYWTRSVHIAIWMVIFIGFIFLVNLLGVRVFGELEFWFSSLKVVSLIGLLLMGIIIDLGGNPQHDRIGFRYWRAPDGPMGSYLLKYVHKESLAIFLGFWATLTNALFAYIGTELIGVSSSLAQNPRKNIPIAIRRTFWRILIFYIGGVFVIGLIVPRTNDSLFVATKSTTGAAASPFVVATTLVGIKVLNHVINSAILIFVMSAANSDLYIGSRTLYGLAVEGKAPAIFKKVTKGGVPLPSLILCTAFCGLVFLNVKSSSGKVFGWFVNLVSTFGALTWMSICYAHIRFMKALAARGMSRDELPYKAPFQPWGSWFALGSTAIITLFKGFDTLIPKLNSANFVTSYIGIPVFLILWLGYKLVYRTRVIPSRDVDLVSGIRAIDEEEAKFVTAEQAKGPRTFLQRVWDSM
- a CDS encoding Protein FAM160B1; the protein is MDYFSKFLRTVPQPATSVEVDHAHEFHKSWIAIKDTLLMPDERQLSKGIMATDVPDLLKSMVQSLISESTTTEIGGTGACMEYLLKNDVLGTLVRLSEADRPAGIQAQVLSAVSNMVVFLDEQFLVHSAVHKAVLRLLRSCVGDDIQEQLDGRNKLMGAARNVVRAEPSEYETDLVRLLCILCNRISSYRELLMIFFHDKHWYHSEPLFSVEEGDEYEDDEYDDEEEEEEDPDATLKGIKLEQAAGSDEVRPPSPNSSQATITTHQKVDGKTPEYEFLLFNYLLRFVHREGDIGYFARSGLALLVEVAMSPGKMSNNSTVDQTPSTSDPVNDAALALAEYILDGDFSDVLGAGLNAVYSLLPSKLGFFPHISSGGSNNTMTIGGQTMADEDEKERALILIDKNRAMGIEDAGSPEFAAKIDHFLTHLVFLQNILKRNGENNSVDPSSLVGTAIVQSILDAVRRIFLENVFYPSILECSDADGSAVAVMSYIDIMIRTLQEGPLVNLLVDFLVSEDSTDPQIRQRIPANVKNRDMPPNSSDDKRAKHRRRQSSAMLLLEMEAPESRKETDYFTSMGRYTLKDLLIANLRSKSQPTATSALQLLHTLLKYHPQVAIEKILLVIPDSFATVFPHPAIVGSLRPKVVDTSITEQDEDEEFRYPGAEDSKDASHDSSIFSQPATTYSTHEREMGLYLALVSRIDPSHNRDSDGFSTGYDHYLHDALMTIQSQPDYWRALENEDNAAPRFKHRLNVNDPILSLLLESLTTFFSNSPDFNVGLTGVLATLAIHPDRSMSGWILFASNEDPFASPKPRYSRDTLYDDGDDRSIDFEIEEKLANDTNYLPAASMDEKSKPVIYTILQGLVNQLERYRQTVENFDKYLLERRQGLLFSENLSDALNLELNIVEERKSVKSVEESPAKSKPKPKSTATSSFVSFLTPKKAKVAKAAPQTEPTTPPQQAVRKTVSASPFGSHYHHTGSVKVEPYIAPVPSNGLWTPAKSQKWTIPEDDVFGSGWNERPPKDYDNDEKVAAPAPKLEPITLSQLLDNVVILEESIKELVAIIHARRSLGIDSLRYL
- a CDS encoding putative J domain-containing protein (putative J domain-containing protein C1071.09c), giving the protein MGKRLSDLCLSFLDQTNFTVTSLTACFILYSRSTGVIYFTAGAVCCSLSVKVVKRLIRQPRPAHNPGRKMKVTYGMPSTHSATISFFATYILLACMYLPIHPSLHPEHAFRVFPPLVCLPWAATIVMSRVWLGHHTWPQVIAGASYGVTFSLMWFAMWVGGLNDSEGTRAIEKLVSSVCQSQTHTPTIMDDNDPINQFFPGEEEVDLYAVLSLEKDATIEAIKKAYRRLALVYHPDKHASATEEAKENASKRFQQIGFAYAVLSDNKRKARYDSSGRTDEGFELGAGDDGWEAYFEELFDRVTRGKLDEMKKEYQGSAEEMEDLKAAYETTEGSLGELMTYIPHSTHEDEERFIVAITELIKKGELKSTATWRSTSKDEKAKMVRKKESEKEAKEAEALAKELGVWDEFYGSGKATERKKAKNKAKEKDGDEEAHEDHSTLQALILKKKQKNMDGFFDSLAAKYSEPAPKASRSKGKKRSHDVAEDDDSPKKKSRSNVPPPQEIDDAEFARLQDKLFGDKDKAKASSSSPKKKGKGRKAK